A window of Amblyraja radiata isolate CabotCenter1 chromosome 25, sAmbRad1.1.pri, whole genome shotgun sequence contains these coding sequences:
- the ogfod2 gene encoding 2-oxoglutarate and iron-dependent oxygenase domain-containing protein 2 isoform X2, with protein METGLGVETRPGRGPGLEGVPGPARHRFYTCRCFYTDNIFLEEFRLHVSRATPVQELRAMLRSKGCKTEEQFEGVQAKESFLAPEFRAIVAYCRSEDADFEGLLDRIQSLPAQRVYSLPVFTLDFCAQLLEELDNFQHSGLPSGRPNTMNNHGVLLNELGFDERFVTTLREDYLRPITSILYPDCGGLGLDSHKAFVVKYAADQDRDLSFHYDNAEVTLNLSLGKDFSDGNLYFGDMRQDAMSGGESVEVTHRPGYGLLHRGQHCHGALPIAGGERCNFIVWMRSSQLRNHLCPMCDRWPQLEHADGYGDGFTGPPPPDHRPQPGNTCSLT; from the exons ATGGAGACAGGCCTCGGGGTGGAGACGCGGCCAGGCCGGGGCCCGGGGTTGGAGGGGGTCCCGGGCCCTGCCCGCCACCGCTTCTACACCTGCCGCTGCTTCTACACCGACAACATCTTCCTGGAGGAGTTCCGGCTCCATGTCAGCCGGGCCACGCCGGTACAGGAGCTCCGAGCC ATGTTACGAAGCAAAGGCTGCAAGACTGAGGAACAGTTTGAAGGGGTTCAGGCAAAG GAAAGTTTCCTGGCTCCTGAATTCCGTGCGATTGTCGCCTATTGCAGAAGTGAGGATGCGGACTTTGAGGGATTGTTGGATCGGATCCAGTCACTACCAG CCCAGAGGGTTTACTCACTACCGGTCTTCACCCTGGACTTCTGCGCACAGTTGCTGGAGGAGCTGGACAACTTCCAGCACTCTGGCCTGCCCAGCGGCAGACCCAACACCATGAACAACCACGGG GTGCTGCTGAACGAGCTGGGCTTTGACGAGAGGTTTGTGACGACACTGCGTGAGGATTACCTGCGCCCcatcacctccatcctgtacccgGACTGTGGAGGCCTGGGGCTGGACAGTCACAAAGCGTTTGTGGTGAAGTACGCAGCCGACCAAGACCGTGACCTCAGCTTCCACTATGACAACGCAGAGGTCACCCTCAACCTGTCCCTGGGGAAGGATTTCAGTGACGGCAACCTGTACTTTGGAGACATGCGGCAG GATGCCATGAGTGGGGGTGAGAGTGTGGAGGTAACACACCGGCCAGGTTACGGCCTGCTACATCGTGGACAGCACTGCCACGGGGCGCTGCCCATTGCCGGCGGTGAGCGCTGCAACTTCATCGTATGGATGCGCTCGTCACAGCTCCGCAACCACCTGTGCCCCATGTGTGACCGGTGGCCGCAGCTGGAGCACGCAGACGGCTATGGTGACGGATTCACCGGCCCACCTCCTCCTGACCACAGGCCCCAACCCGGCAACACCTGCTCCCTCACCTAG
- the ogfod2 gene encoding 2-oxoglutarate and iron-dependent oxygenase domain-containing protein 2 isoform X1, translating into METGLGVETRPGRGPGLEGVPGPARHRFYTCRCFYTDNIFLEEFRLHVSRATPVQELRAMLRSKGCKTEEQFEGVQAKIDGEVQRRRSLGRASVERAALISARYKPLNPAVYVLQESFLAPEFRAIVAYCRSEDADFEGLLDRIQSLPAQRVYSLPVFTLDFCAQLLEELDNFQHSGLPSGRPNTMNNHGVLLNELGFDERFVTTLREDYLRPITSILYPDCGGLGLDSHKAFVVKYAADQDRDLSFHYDNAEVTLNLSLGKDFSDGNLYFGDMRQDAMSGGESVEVTHRPGYGLLHRGQHCHGALPIAGGERCNFIVWMRSSQLRNHLCPMCDRWPQLEHADGYGDGFTGPPPPDHRPQPGNTCSLT; encoded by the exons ATGGAGACAGGCCTCGGGGTGGAGACGCGGCCAGGCCGGGGCCCGGGGTTGGAGGGGGTCCCGGGCCCTGCCCGCCACCGCTTCTACACCTGCCGCTGCTTCTACACCGACAACATCTTCCTGGAGGAGTTCCGGCTCCATGTCAGCCGGGCCACGCCGGTACAGGAGCTCCGAGCC ATGTTACGAAGCAAAGGCTGCAAGACTGAGGAACAGTTTGAAGGGGTTCAGGCAAAG ATTGATGGGGAGGTTCAGAGGAGGAGGTCGCTGGGCCGAGCCAGTGTGGAACGAGCCGCACTCATCTCAGCACGTTACAAACCGCTGAACCCTGCTGTCTACGTGTTGCAG GAAAGTTTCCTGGCTCCTGAATTCCGTGCGATTGTCGCCTATTGCAGAAGTGAGGATGCGGACTTTGAGGGATTGTTGGATCGGATCCAGTCACTACCAG CCCAGAGGGTTTACTCACTACCGGTCTTCACCCTGGACTTCTGCGCACAGTTGCTGGAGGAGCTGGACAACTTCCAGCACTCTGGCCTGCCCAGCGGCAGACCCAACACCATGAACAACCACGGG GTGCTGCTGAACGAGCTGGGCTTTGACGAGAGGTTTGTGACGACACTGCGTGAGGATTACCTGCGCCCcatcacctccatcctgtacccgGACTGTGGAGGCCTGGGGCTGGACAGTCACAAAGCGTTTGTGGTGAAGTACGCAGCCGACCAAGACCGTGACCTCAGCTTCCACTATGACAACGCAGAGGTCACCCTCAACCTGTCCCTGGGGAAGGATTTCAGTGACGGCAACCTGTACTTTGGAGACATGCGGCAG GATGCCATGAGTGGGGGTGAGAGTGTGGAGGTAACACACCGGCCAGGTTACGGCCTGCTACATCGTGGACAGCACTGCCACGGGGCGCTGCCCATTGCCGGCGGTGAGCGCTGCAACTTCATCGTATGGATGCGCTCGTCACAGCTCCGCAACCACCTGTGCCCCATGTGTGACCGGTGGCCGCAGCTGGAGCACGCAGACGGCTATGGTGACGGATTCACCGGCCCACCTCCTCCTGACCACAGGCCCCAACCCGGCAACACCTGCTCCCTCACCTAG
- the ogfod2 gene encoding 2-oxoglutarate and iron-dependent oxygenase domain-containing protein 2 isoform X3, whose product MNNHGVLLNELGFDERFVTTLREDYLRPITSILYPDCGGLGLDSHKAFVVKYAADQDRDLSFHYDNAEVTLNLSLGKDFSDGNLYFGDMRQDAMSGGESVEVTHRPGYGLLHRGQHCHGALPIAGGERCNFIVWMRSSQLRNHLCPMCDRWPQLEHADGYGDGFTGPPPPDHRPQPGNTCSLT is encoded by the exons ATGAACAACCACGGG GTGCTGCTGAACGAGCTGGGCTTTGACGAGAGGTTTGTGACGACACTGCGTGAGGATTACCTGCGCCCcatcacctccatcctgtacccgGACTGTGGAGGCCTGGGGCTGGACAGTCACAAAGCGTTTGTGGTGAAGTACGCAGCCGACCAAGACCGTGACCTCAGCTTCCACTATGACAACGCAGAGGTCACCCTCAACCTGTCCCTGGGGAAGGATTTCAGTGACGGCAACCTGTACTTTGGAGACATGCGGCAG GATGCCATGAGTGGGGGTGAGAGTGTGGAGGTAACACACCGGCCAGGTTACGGCCTGCTACATCGTGGACAGCACTGCCACGGGGCGCTGCCCATTGCCGGCGGTGAGCGCTGCAACTTCATCGTATGGATGCGCTCGTCACAGCTCCGCAACCACCTGTGCCCCATGTGTGACCGGTGGCCGCAGCTGGAGCACGCAGACGGCTATGGTGACGGATTCACCGGCCCACCTCCTCCTGACCACAGGCCCCAACCCGGCAACACCTGCTCCCTCACCTAG